From a single Budorcas taxicolor isolate Tak-1 chromosome X, Takin1.1, whole genome shotgun sequence genomic region:
- the LOC128069401 gene encoding cancer/testis antigen 47A-like: MSTTGDGNLAPGGQEGLAGVAEAQAGARDGVDRSSEPRRGDSMPEAEAGGVVGASGGQREAALEGGNAEEESDIGPAEEEEEQAEGVNRVVDSRHFPMTGFRLTFLNLMHSMLNRLHNNHVLVRPNDDHVLVWHQTRPRSSNRGSATVAEFSGVPVPSDGPGEGQAEEAPAQEVEQAEQAQEAEEAQEAEEAEEAEEASLRETATEESESSLWEMAQEPAAPEKTAECQDENSKEEAQATKSEGKEKKYNKKQEEPEKDLDPAKDRPRKSSLED, encoded by the exons ATGTCCACCACGGGGGATGGAAATCTGGCCCCTGGCGGGCAGGAAGGCCTAGCAGGTGTGGCGGAGGCACAGGCCGGAGCCCGTGACGGTGTGGACCGCAGCTCCGAGCCTCGCAGGGGCGACTCCATGCCTGAGGCTGAGGCGGGTGGAGTCGTGGGGGCCTCAGGAGGCCAGAGGGAGGCGGCCCTGGAGGGCGGGAACGCTGAGGAGGAGTCGGACATCGGGCcggctgaggaggaggaggagcaggcggAGGGCGTGAACCGCGTGGTGGATTCACGCCACTTCCCCATGACCGGCTTCCGCTTAACGTTCCTGAATCTGATGCACTCGATGCTGAACCGTTTGCACAACAACCACGTCCTAGTGCGGCCAAATGACGACCACGTGCTGGTCTGGCACCAGACCCGGCCGCGCTCGTCCAACCGCGGCTCAGCCACCGTGGCCGAGTTCTCCGGGGTCCCGGTGCCATCAGATGGACCGGGGGAGGGGCAGGCGGAGGAAGCCCCGGCCCAGGAGGTGGAGCAGGCGGAGCAAGCCCAGGAGGCCGAGGAAGCCCAGGAGGCCGAGGAGGCCGAGGAAGCCGAGGAGGCCTCTTTACGGGAGACGGCCACCGAGGAGTCTGAGTCCAGCTTGTGGGAGATGGCACAGGAGCCGGCCGCCCCTGAGA AAACAGCTGAATGCCAGGATGAGAACTCCAAAGAAGAGGCGCAGGCCACCAAAAgtgaggggaaagaaaagaagtataaCAAAAAACAAGAAGAACCAGAAAAGGATCTGGACCCAGCAAAGGACAGGCCCAGAAAGTCCAG TTTGGAAGACtag